The sequence CATTAGAGACAGTAGTCATGAAATGATGGCTGCTCTTTACTTGCAAGTGAGTATCGTTAGCCAGGCCCTCATATTCGTTACCAGATCACGAAGCTGGTCCTATTCTGAACGCCCTGGTCTCCTGCTGATGACTGCTTTTGTGATCGCCCAGACGGTATCATAAATTTTCGCTTCACCCTTAAACTCGAAACTGATTCAACATTAGGTGCTATTGAGTCACTTGTGTTGTGTAGGTTGCAACTCTACTAGCTGTATATGCTAACTGGGGTTTTGCGAGAATAAAAGGCTGCGGCTGGGGATGGGCAGGTGTGATCTGGATTTATAGTGTGGTCTTCTACGTGCCACTAGACTTCATCAAATTCGCTATCCGTTACATCTTAAGTGGGAATGCTTGGAAGAACTTGTATGAAAACAAGGTATGCTAAAACTTCCCTGTTCAACAGCAAACACAAATCGAATTTTCCTAACTTTTTTTGATCAAACAGACTGCTTTTACGACTAAAAAAGATTATGGGAAAGAGGAGAGAGAAGCTCAATGGGCTCTGGCTCAGAGAACTTTACATGGACTACAACCACAAGAAGCCACTAATGTATTCAATGAGAAGAACAATTATAGAGAACTGTCCGAGATCGTAGAACAAGCGAAAAGAAGAGCCGAGGTTGCAAGGTAAATTCAATTTTTGCTTCTAACCAATCTTAAGTTAAAATTTTCTTGATAAAACATGAAGAGTGTGACGTGAGACAAAACATGTTTTCGTCCTCGTTTAGGCTTCGGGAGCTGCATACTTTGAAGGGCCATGTCGAGTCAGTCGTGAAGCTTAAGGGGCTCGACATCGAAACCATGCAGCAGCACTATACCGTCTAAAAAAGAAGGAATTTGATTCAGATTTTGAGGACATAAAAAGAGCCTTTCACTTGAAATACGTTGTCTACTCATCTATAGATATGCTTTCTGATGTATTTGAGAATGACTGTTTGGAGCCTTTATGAATGCACACATGTAGAATAAGATATATCATGTCTCAGGTTCATATTATAAACGATGAATTTATCTAGTCGATATTCATTTatcgttaaaaaaatataatatgtttttcaaatttttatcaaaaataaattttcttgaaaaaaaaatttatgagatgtatatttttttttcacaaaaaaatgatttctgggcttattaaaaaaaaaatttgtggaaaaCTATAGGAACAGTTAAGATTTGAAAATTTAGGTGAAATCAAAGGGGATTTACTTAGGAACGTCATTATATTTACTAGTAATCATTGCTCACACGTTATATGTGCAtcatatattatacttttatataactttttagtaaattaattttttaaaaaatattataagtttatataaattaaaaaacaaatggACCATACAATTAAAATTAACTAGTATACATCCCTCAATAAGGATTTCGAAAAGATGGGGTCTCTAATCTCTATCCAATATTTAAAAGTCCAAGGGGAAAAGTAAATAATTGAAGATGTATAGGTGGCAAATAAATAAACTTCTATGTCACGTACAAGGCACTTACATCATGATAGTTTCTTTGAGTTTATTTATTTGCCACCTATACATCtatatatatagagttttgatatgctgcacacctaccaTGCACatttatgtgagcaccgatgaagtgtcactcgcctattggatgtgatgaaatatagaaaaattgtgcaTCCAATaagtgagtgacacctcatcggtgctcacaNCATTTAACCTCCAACgcaatttttttaactttttatttttaaaattctatatcataaataataaattttaaatatcgaTATTTCGTAGGCTAACATTGatgattattaatttcttgttaaatacattttaaaaataataaataaatcaacatatGTAATGAAATACACATTCAAATAagattatatagtaaatatcaaataaactcatataataattattaaatatatattttaaactattgaTATAATTTTCaccattaaaatttgaaatataacaaagaaataaactttcattaaaaaaattttatttttgtatttattgaattaattggtttgatttcaaaataattaaataaagatattaaatatcatatgtaAAAATTCTGATACTTTGACAGATGCTAATCaatgataattatatttattataaagattatgtcatatattgtttttacagtaaaaaacaatttaatattttttagttcTCGTTAAATCTTTTTTCATGAATTACATattcagagttttgattgatgaTTGATTTTACGAGCAAATACATGTAATTTTTTagttatacaatttaataaaataatcatgcttataacatatatatttgttatagataattttttttaaaatttttcatattttttgaaattgtattatcttttaaaatcaaaatcaaaattatatatgtattacattataaattttcatatggatatttattatctcatttgaaaaaaatagatgcgaatatataatttttttacaataaagtaattttcatatatattaggTAATgaagaattttgaaaaaatataacttATATTTGTCATCAAGCCTCTAAATACGAATCattgttatgttttttttatgtatttgtgtGTGCTTAGTTCTTATATAAGAACATTCAAATTAATTGTCTTCTATGATCTATTTTGTAACATCAAATATGACGTACTGATGAATGTTccaaataatttgttttttaagttttaaagttgtataatatcaaattatttGCAATATTTTTGTCACTTACGACTGGAAAATAATATATCTTCTTGTATGGAATTTGCTTCTTCGCATTCTGATATCTATGCCTACTAGGTTTATATCGCGGATATTCACATATCTTCCACTTATTCAAAGCATTCTCTACATCCCAATAGATAATGCAGTTATTATTACAAGCATCAATCTTCTCGACCGGTAGTCTGAGTTCTTTAATAAGTTTATTTATAGCGTAAAAACTCTCAGGAACGTTGTTATCAGCAAGACGTAATTTTGACATTAATTTACACATGCCACTGAAATTCTTTTTAAACATATTATGCTCACGTTTCATCTTTAATAACCTCGTCAAAACGGACAACAACGAGTGGCCGTGTGGTTTTCCATCTCAGATCTCCTTCTTGGCCGATTTGACTATCTCATACAATGATTTTGTATAGTTGTTAGGACTTTCTGAAACATCATCAACATGGTTTGATGATTGGTTTTCTTCATCGAAGTTGTAATAAGTCGACTGCTAAAAGAAATTAGTGTGCACAAAAATTAACATGGGTAGACATAATACTAAAACGGCATAATATAATGGGtgaattataataaataaattattaaatatttatattgtaaaAATGAATAgtttagaaataaatttgagCATTTATTTTAGATGCTGTACGCCGTCGTCTCCAAAGTTCTCAATTGTGGTAACAAACCCCTGATTGTAACCCTAACAAAACCCTAAACAACAGTCTCTCTGTGTCCTAGAGCAGATACCACCAACCACCTCAATGAAGAGACCCCGAGAACCCAAACCCATACTACCTGCCCTTGCATCCGCCAGTGGCCCTGCCTTGATCAAATATTTGGCTTCGTGCAACACCACCGTCAGATCTCAATCCCTCCGTCTTATCCAAACGTGGCTGGAATCTCAACCTCACCAACTCTCCGACTCTGACATCAATAAGCTATGGAAGGGCCTCTTTTACTGTATCTGGCACGCTGACAAAACACCTAACCAGGTCGCACTAATTGATAGACTTACTTCTCTGTTTTTGTCGCTCGAACCCTcgttttctttgaaattttttcgTGGTTTCTTACTTACCCTTCGCCGTGAGTGGTCTGGCATAGACCGCTTGAGGCTGGACAAGTTTTACTTGCTGATACGCCGCTTCGTGAGGGCGTTGTTTGAGTTGATGAAATTGAGGAAATGGGATTGCGAGCTTCTGGGGAAATACTTGGGGGTTTTGGAGGATGATGGGTTCTTGGCGGAGGATAAGTTGCAGGGGAATGGGGTGAATTATCAAGTGGCGTCTGTGTATCTGGAGGAGTTGAAGGGGATGAAGTTTCCGGTGACGCATGAGGTGGTTGATTTGATTTTCAGGCCTTTTTATGCAGTTATGATGAGAAGTAAGGATAGAATTTTGTTGGGGAAAGTGAAGAGTTGTGTGTTTGATGAATTGGTGAAGGTAGGAAAGGGGTTGTTGGAGAAGAAAACGAAAGGAGTTTCTTGCAAGGAGGATGACGAGGATATGTTAGGTGTGGTTGCTCTGAGGATGGGATTATCAGGGAGGTTATATGAGATTGGTTCATCAGTAGAGTGTGTTCAGGGGAATAGGAAGGTGGTTTTGGGGTTGCATGAAGAGTATCTGaagttggagaaggagtttgaATTGTCCGGGATTGAAATTATGATACCCGAATTCAATAGTCTTAGCGGTGCTGATGGTGATGATAATGATAAGGTGCCTCAGTTGATTCCAATTAGCTCTAACAGTAGCAAAGCTAATGGTGAATTGAGGGAACCAGACAGGGTTGGGGGTTCACAAGAAGTTGGGGTTCACTCTGATGCTAGAATCTCGAAGAAGAGTAAGAAGGCAGGAAAAGGGTTGAATGGAAATGGTAAGAAGGCTGAAGGGAAGAAgaacaaaaagaagaaaagggaAGAGGACACTTCTATTTCTGAATTTGAATCTATGGTAGCTGAAAATGTCCATGTTGTTGCTTCTAGTGACATGGAGAAGAGGAGTAATATTACTGATTTCGAGGATAGTCGTCTGAATGATAACTTGGAAACTGATGAGGCAGCAATTAATATGGATGAATCCGTGATAGCAAATCTTCAGAAAGAATTTGAGAAAATTGCGGCTGAAGCTGGTTTTGACGGTGATGAGTATTCAGGTCTGTCTGATACTCCCCTTATTTCAGCtgaacatggtacacatgcaaaAAAGAGGAGGAAAAGATCAAAAAGTGGAGAGGGTCCGGGGTCTGGTAATTCAAATGAGGCTGGAGATGCAGAAGCTGATGCTTCTGGGAAGACTGTGGGGAAGAGTGCCAAGAAAGTTAGATTTGCCATGAAGAATAATTTGGTGTGGAAGACACATAACCCATTACCTCCAGAAAGCTTGAGATTACCTCCAACTGTTACTCCAAGGGGTAGTGCATTAAAGAAGGGGGTCCCTCCAGGGCCCATTATAGAGATGCCTCCTCCCAAGGAAAaggcaaagaagaagaagaaaacgcAGAAGTTATTCAGGAGTGCCACACTGGCAATAAAACGGAAAAAGATGCAGACTGGTTCTGCTTGATGGCAATTCAGGTTGGAGGATTATGTGGCggattgattttcttttttccttgatTTAATCTCTGTTGGCTTGAGGATTAAAATGGATTCAGCTTTTCTGATACTCTTGTGTTTGTATTCTTTTATTCTGTGATTCTCGTATACTACCACCTTGACAATTCATTAGACCACAAGTCTGGTGTCATGGTTCGGGATAtaaattattgtttattttcgATAAATTTACTCCATTTGCTAAGAAACAAGCAGTAGATTAATTTTCATCATTGAAACATAGTTCCAGAAACATACCCATCTGGATTTACATGCTTCCACATTTctgttattttctttcttttttccagATTTTACGCTCATTAGCTATAGTTTAGTTGGTCAACTTCTAGTAATTGATTGGGCTCAAAAAGAGAATGAGGTACCGTATATTATATCTACATTGTGTTTTTGAACCGTTTGAAACGGTTTTATCGTTCCAAAAATAAGTCTTCAATAGACAAAGATTCTGGCTGTTCAGTTTGTGTCCTACATGGCTTAATGAAGCTACAGACGTTGAGAAATTTGCAGCAGATCGATAGAAGAATTGTATATCCGGTAAGAATTAGTGTTTTTTTAGCGAGTGGATTTTGATTCcacccaaaaaaattaattgacaacctttaatttttaaaatgcgCTTCCAAGCCTTAGAATCTAACACATGCAGAGGTGCCAAAAACCATATACAGGCCTATATTTCAGAAGCCAATTACATAACGATGATGCAACGGTGCAACATTCTATAAAATGGCAAATATCTATAAAAGCGATGGAAGAGTATAAACTTAAAGTGAACATGTAGAATGAATAAAATCCTAACCACCAAGTATGAATCAAGGTAGTTCAAATGAAGAATGATAAATATTTCTAAATTAGAAGAACACTGTTATAACAAATTTGGCAGTAGAATGACATGTTGAACCTCTCAGTGCCATAGCTTCAAGCAAAATCCAGTCGGTACAGTCGAGTGTCTCTTGTTTGAAACAGCATCAGAGAAGGTGTCAACAAGTTGCCCAGCTAGAGATGCGGGATCTTCAACAAATGTATCTATGAATACCTTCACAATTCGTATTTCTTGAGGGGTTGCCCTCAGACTGTACCAAGTCAAAAACTTCTGTCTAAATGTTGTCTCAATATGTCCATCACACTCCAGCCATCGGATCACCTTCACATAATACTCAAAATCCTTGTCTCCAACACCTGTGCCATCCTCATCTCCACTTTCGCCACTTCTCTTCTTTGATGAGCTGCCAGCTTGAGGCTCCTCGTCCCTTGTGGACTTGATCTCAATATTCTTGTCGCTAGTTTTAAGTCTGTTGTTTCTTCCAGTTCCATCCTTCACGTTCTCTAACTTGCTAGGAGTGACAGGTAAGCCAGCTTCAGAACTATTATCAACGTAAGGCACATATTCTAAGCCAGTTCCGGAAGGAATATTGGACCCATTTTGCACATGGCCGTTGCACAATTCTTTGTTTTTGAGATTCGAAGCAACACTGTCTGGTATGCTGTTGATTTTGTCCGCTCCATGATCTTGATCCAACAAAGAGACTGTATCTCTAGTAGTTTCTTTTGTGTACATGCCAACAGAATTAATGGAGTCTCCGTGTAAATTCGCAGAAGAAGATTTATCACCATTCCCACAAAAAGGCAAACAATTATCCTCTCGATTCTCTACACTGCTAGGAATGCCGATACAAGTTTCATCTTCCACCGAGGAAGGATTGGAAAGACTGCTACAGTTAGTAGCTGGACTGAGACTTCTATCAACATCCAAGCTCTTTTGCACAGTTCGCAACTCATCTTGTGAACTTATAGTTTGGAACTGGAATTCATCAAACCCCATCTCTTTATCTGTACCAAGTGTAACGACCTTGAGAAAATAAGGAGTACCAGGGCTAAGACCAGAGAGCAGAAACCTTGAATTTGGCACTGACAATTTGCAAGTAGGTTCCACAGGATAGGCTGTATCATTAGCTTTCCGATGCCACAAGGTATAACCCACTACATTTTCCGAATTTGCATTATCAGAATTCAAGATTACAGCAAGTGATGAAGTACGGAAGTCTTCGAATCTGACAAGGTTTGCTGCAAGGGTAACACAATGTAGATATAAGAAATCAATGGTCATCTCCTGCCTCGAATGAAACTAACATCAGAGGAAGATAATATCTTTTGGAGGAGAAAGTACCAGAAGGCATGTTAGACAATCGGTCGGAAAGTATTGAGTCCAGTGATTCCACTGCAAAAGCACATAATCTCTGAATATCTGGTCCTGTTGAGAGTCTGTTCACAATCCCACGAGCCATCTTTACAGGTAAACCTGTTAAAGGACCCACATCTTCTTCAAGCTTCTTCACCGCTTCATCAATGATTCCGAATAGATTTTGATACCGTATAGTACCAGCAAGAATTTTCTGGCTTAAAGAGAGCCTATAGCACAATATGTCCACTCGCCTGGTCTCCTTTGCCACCACAAGTTGCTTTCTCCAGGAGctgcattattttttataaatcgtCATTATTTATCATTTTCCTTTCCACCACCTTTCTTGGTTTCTATTCTTTTTGCGTAGTATAGGGTGGAGGAAGcgtgaaaacaaaaaaatataagatcAGGTTAGAGACGTAACACAATCATTTGGAAAGGACAAATTTAGAAACTAATAGAACACAAGAGAGAACGCAAAGGCATGTGCCCGATCTTCATGTGACCATATCATTTTCTACATCAAAAAATTTTTGTTGAACAAATAATATCCTCACTTGGAAGGCGTGCTGAATTACAAGATTGACAAGTTAAACCACTTCAACCTCTACAAAGAAGCTTACAAAGAAAACAAAGGGCTCCATTCCACCAAGTATGGAGACAAACTGAATAATTCTAACCATTTACTAAAAAATAGGCCATTAACTAGAAAATAATCCAATGATGCAAGCATGACGCAGAACTCAACAAAGTACCAATCACACCAGCCAGAGAATTCAGAGGCCTCACCACCATTTGAACTAATagcagttgaatattgatgatgaagTACTGCAACCTCATTACGGTTGAATATAAGAATCCTATGATTATACAAGAAACAGAACAGATAGAAACAAGATCAGATATTTACCTTAGTAAATCATTCACTTTTCCACAAGATACGCAAGAGAAGCTTCCATCAAGCCCCTTATCCCTCCTACCAGTAGAGATGCCTGAATTTTCATGGCTGAGAGCACATTCGAGGTGACATGTCATACCACATGAAAGACCATGAAAGGGTGGGTCAGAAGAGCAAATCAACCACAGGCTAGGGTCCTTGTTGTCATCATACCGGTGACAAATACAGCATGAACACCGTTTGCAAAACGAATCTTCGCTTCTTAGTTTAGCCTTGCAAGCCGAATTCTTGCAGTATATGGTATTACCTGAATTGATCTCAAGTGCATGGGTTGGGGAAATATTTGCTGCAACGACCAACCGATTTGGGTGGTCGGCTTTTCTTTGCCTCTTGGGGGTTCTTTCACCATTTTCTGATGAGAGCTGCACTTCAGAAACTTTTGCACTTCCATGCTCCTGCAACTTCTTTTCGTGTACAATTTTGAGAAGGTGTTCTATTATTTTTGACTTCGTTAAGCCTGTGTACTTCCTTTCTTTTCCGAGCTCAGCACAAAGAATCTGTAATATCTCCTGGCGGCTCCAAGCCTGTAGCATTTCAGGGGCACTGTCTGTCCAGTTTGACATTTCATAGACAAGTTCTCTCTTTTGCTCCGAACTCAGTTTACTGCAATTTGATGGATCAAATCCCAATGCTGGATCCAAAAGAAACGGGTTTAAAACAAGAAGCCTTTAAATAAGTAAGTGGCACTCGCATAAGATGCCATAACGACATGAGAAAGATCGAACTCCAAGTAACATGAAACTATATGATATTAAGTCATGCAGAGATACTTCAATAAGATCAATTACACAACATACTTTGCCAATAGCATGAACTCTGTTTTCCGAGATTTAGTTTAGACTAATCTCATTGTCATATTTGGTAATTATCCAGAAAAAAACGAGTGAATTCTGAGCCACACAATTGTCTTTGGGGAAAAACAAAAAGCTAACTCTGGCTAATAATCTTTCTTAGACCACCCCATTCCAGAGAGAATGGCCAAAAGACAGAATAATGGAAGTAAAAATTATAAGTCTATAGCAAAAGAAGATTAAATGAATTACAAAGACTTTTTAGATCCGATCAGTCATACATTTCAAAGACATGAGAACAACATATCCTCATCATTGACTTCCTCGATGCCCCCGCGTTAGCTTGAGGGGTGCCACGTTCATCATTCCGAACCAATTGAAACGCAAAATATTTCAACGAATTATACGTACCATATATTTCAAAACTATAAGGTTACCATCTTCCTCTTTTGGGTAGACAATAATCAACCCAGAAAAAGATTGCTGGCATTTCATTAGCATTTTTTAGTCCCATAAAGTTTTTATGAGAAGGATGTAGACCCACAATTATCACATGTTCATCATCAAATTTGTAAAATTAAAAGGAGAAAAGAATAAAAGACCATGTATTCGTGTGCTTGAGTCATGTATGCTACTCCGTGGGGAAAAAAATACCCATAACATTCAATCGATTCACAAGGCACAAAAATCACTCTGCAAACAGATCAACCATAAAATCTATTACCCATTATCCaaacaatcaagaaaatataaGATTCACTATTTTAGCATGAAAAACGTTGAAATCAAAGGAATATGTTTCTTTTGGCTGGAGAAGAAACAAAACCAAAAAGAAAGAATCTTTACCCTCCAACGAAGAAGCATCCATgactaatattttcaacaaCAGAAAAACTATAGCCACATTACCACCAAAAGGTCCGTTTCACAAacctgaaaaacaaattttttttctttcaaccCCACATACTGACAAAAAGACACCCATTTGTTGCGAGTGTATGtattatataaatacaaaaaaaaaaaaagaaagaaaaaaagagataCAATTGCCAAGACGAGTTGGGGTAGAAATCGAGGGCAAAAGCAAGGAATCCATGAAAATATGAGTCTTTAACGTGGGCCTTTCAGCATCCGAATCACCACCATCAGTGTACATATACATACAGCTATGCACACATTTATCGTGTGTATGAGAGCCGAGAATGAAGGAGAGAAATCGAGGTCCCGGCCGTTGAAGACGGATCAgaagagtaaaaaaaaataaaaacaaaaaatatataataaataagagTGCAAGCCACAGCAAAGCAAAAAAGCGGCTTCAAATGGATGCCCTTTTACCTAATCCCGCGAGTGTAAACTTAGGTGGTTgcttcttttaatttaatttaatttcccAATATTACTTTccattttctaaataaaaaataatttttcatttttattaataaaaaaattttgatttctgtGTTTTCTAACCCCAAATTTTGATTATGATTTTGCTCAGTTTaatttcacaaaaactcttgtgagacggtctcacaaatcaatttcgtgggtcgaatctcttatttgagtcattcatgaaaaaatattactttttatgctaagagtattactttttattgtgaatatcgatatgattcacccgtctcacatataaaaatttgtgagacaatctcacaagagacttactcatttaatttatgtcatgaaatgttGATTCAATTTcttgattatgatattttagtaaataaattaaaaaaagtttGGAGAATATCTGTGTATAATCCAAAACTACATTTTTATAATACATAATCAAACTTTATATAATTACTCAATAAGGATATTTTTAGTGTTTTATTAAAAAGCTAATATTACCGGATTAAAATCActtattcactaaatatttttaaaaaaaaattcaccctTCATCTATTATATCATTTATAATAAGGATTTAATACATAGGAGGGCTTTTgaaaattattctttaaataatttcatacaaatataacattaaaaaatatttcaaataaataatattgagtATATActgattaataaatattatgttcaactattttttagaaattattGAGCTGCCTACCTTGAGTATTAATTATCCGGTAGGTTCAACTTTCACGACTTTAATGgagtaataaaatattaaaataaataattttgtggttaaatattattttatatttcaaaatttagagCCGTCAAaatataatagtttttttttttcaaatttttgtaaGGGAGTGGCCTTTTTCTGTGGCATGAGGTCCAGAAATCATTGGTCCTTCTTTTATATAAATAACcatattcaataattttttaaaaaattttctaaaacaattattttgttttattaataataatacaccatattagtttaaatatttaatattttttaaaaaaaatgtgatatttatgtatattattaataattgatTGACCTTGTAACAATTGGACCATCACCTTGGAAAACGCAGCTAATAATTAATTTCGATGAATCTTTAGTCAACTTAAAACTCGTGCATCACATTCGTGGATCTAAATCAATATTTAATGCAAAATATAATTGTATAAATAgtaagttttatttattttttattatataaattttatttatagtaTAAATATGTTACAACAATATTTTGTTAatcgaattttaattttttttaaaattatgttctATATTTTGTTTTATCGCAAAAAAAATAGTTTCTCAGGAAAATGATCATATATGGAGAAGAAAATAAAgtgagttttatatttttagagAATATACAAATATCATATGCGTCTCTGATATAATATCATACTAGTAACAACGTGtaaatgttaattttttatataatcttTTTTGTATTAAGTAAATattgagtagatctcttgtgaaacggtctcattGATTTATATGTGTGAGGAACTCGATCTGATTCATatttatcatgaaaataatatttttgacataaaaaaaaatattttccacgaGTTAGATTGGATTTGAGATTCCGTCTcgtaaaattgaatttttgaaaattttaaattgttttgaaaCCGAGATAACTAGTTAATATGACTTATgagtatatataaatataacctAATAACATTAGGTAGCACATAACATGGCTgttatatatcatattttttataatctAAAAATTTCTAGAATCTATAGGTACCATATTATttacaattttaaaagaaattctGATATAATAGCTCAAATATTAATTCTCAATCGAAGGAGAGGCCATTGGCAAAAAGTTTATCGATATTAATTATCCAAACAATAATATATAGGAATCTCACGCATAATTTTGATAGGGAGATTtcacatttatttatatttcattttattttattttattttattttgttttattttatttctccgATGGACCAATAGGGCGTGGAACCTTGCTTTTGTTATCctttttatatttgattataaGTGTGGGTGGGACCTTAATTTCAAAGATTCACCATCCAATATTTCATACTTATCGAATGAATGTCATatctttttatttctttctacGTCTCTTCTGGTTTTCGACTTTTTCTTcgtcttttttttatttgaatactatcgtgatttattgtgttttgtTTATGACAAGAATATTTTAATTCGTTTAATATTTTTGctaaaaattgatattatcaatttaaGATGTTGTTTTTCTATATTAAAAGATCATAGATGTTATAAGATTTgattttaatatgatatttatcTCTAAGAAATTTTTTCCTTGGTTAAAAAAGGTGTATGCATATTAAActcttatttttatatttataggGTTGATTTTATGGGAAGATAATGAAGTGAAGATATCGTTGCATATATACGGAATATTGAGGGAAGAAAAGTGGGATTTGGAGAGGAGAGCTGGTGGAGTTTGTGTGTTGAAAACGTTCATActttaagaaaaaaatgtttttttggtGTGAAGATTTCGAGTGATTAATTCACATTTACGTTGTGTTGTTGATTAGTGTTGAAGACACGTGAAGAACAATATTTAATCAGAATATTGAACGAAGAGTGTTCTTCTATTGGTTCTTTAAAGCAACTTCGGTTTTAGCATCTAATTTTATagtttggtttat comes from Primulina huaijiensis isolate GDHJ02 chromosome 5, ASM1229523v2, whole genome shotgun sequence and encodes:
- the LOC140976356 gene encoding VIN3-like protein 2 isoform X1 — encoded protein: MDASSLEALGFDPSNCSKLSSEQKRELVYEMSNWTDSAPEMLQAWSRQEILQILCAELGKERKYTGLTKSKIIEHLLKIVHEKKLQEHGSAKVSEVQLSSENGERTPKRQRKADHPNRLVVAANISPTHALEINSGNTIYCKNSACKAKLRSEDSFCKRCSCCICHRYDDNKDPSLWLICSSDPPFHGLSCGMTCHLECALSHENSGISTGRRDKGLDGSFSCVSCGKVNDLLSSWRKQLVVAKETRRVDILCYRLSLSQKILAGTIRYQNLFGIIDEAVKKLEEDVGPLTGLPVKMARGIVNRLSTGPDIQRLCAFAVESLDSILSDRLSNMPSANLVRFEDFRTSSLAVILNSDNANSENVVGYTLWHRKANDTAYPVEPTCKLSVPNSRFLLSGLSPGTPYFLKVVTLGTDKEMGFDEFQFQTISSQDELRTVQKSLDVDRSLSPATNCSSLSNPSSVEDETCIGIPSSVENREDNCLPFCGNGDKSSSANLHGDSINSVGMYTKETTRDTVSLLDQDHGADKINSIPDSVASNLKNKELCNGHVQNGSNIPSGTGLEYVPYVDNSSEAGLPVTPSKLENVKDGTGRNNRLKTSDKNIEIKSTRDEEPQAGSSSKKRSGESGDEDGTGVGDKDFEYYVKVIRWLECDGHIETTFRQKFLTWYSLRATPQEIRIVKVFIDTFVEDPASLAGQLVDTFSDAVSNKRHSTVPTGFCLKLWH
- the LOC140976356 gene encoding VIN3-like protein 2 isoform X3, encoding MSNWTDSAPEMLQAWSRQEILQILCAELGKERKYTGLTKSKIIEHLLKIVHEKKLQEHGSAKVSEVQLSSENGERTPKRQRKADHPNRLVVAANISPTHALEINSGNTIYCKNSACKAKLRSEDSFCKRCSCCICHRYDDNKDPSLWLICSSDPPFHGLSCGMTCHLECALSHENSGISTGRRDKGLDGSFSCVSCGKVNDLLSSWRKQLVVAKETRRVDILCYRLSLSQKILAGTIRYQNLFGIIDEAVKKLEEDVGPLTGLPVKMARGIVNRLSTGPDIQRLCAFAVESLDSILSDRLSNMPSANLVRFEDFRTSSLAVILNSDNANSENVVGYTLWHRKANDTAYPVEPTCKLSVPNSRFLLSGLSPGTPYFLKVVTLGTDKEMGFDEFQFQTISSQDELRTVQKSLDVDRSLSPATNCSSLSNPSSVEDETCIGIPSSVENREDNCLPFCGNGDKSSSANLHGDSINSVGMYTKETTRDTVSLLDQDHGADKINSIPDSVASNLKNKELCNGHVQNGSNIPSGTGLEYVPYVDNSSEAGLPVTPSKLENVKDGTGRNNRLKTSDKNIEIKSTRDEEPQAGSSSKKRSGESGDEDGTGVGDKDFEYYVKVIRWLECDGHIETTFRQKFLTWYSLRATPQEIRIVKVFIDTFVEDPASLAGQLVDTFSDAVSNKRHSTVPTGFCLKLWH
- the LOC140976356 gene encoding VIN3-like protein 2 isoform X2 codes for the protein MSLKSLGFDPSNCSKLSSEQKRELVYEMSNWTDSAPEMLQAWSRQEILQILCAELGKERKYTGLTKSKIIEHLLKIVHEKKLQEHGSAKVSEVQLSSENGERTPKRQRKADHPNRLVVAANISPTHALEINSGNTIYCKNSACKAKLRSEDSFCKRCSCCICHRYDDNKDPSLWLICSSDPPFHGLSCGMTCHLECALSHENSGISTGRRDKGLDGSFSCVSCGKVNDLLSSWRKQLVVAKETRRVDILCYRLSLSQKILAGTIRYQNLFGIIDEAVKKLEEDVGPLTGLPVKMARGIVNRLSTGPDIQRLCAFAVESLDSILSDRLSNMPSANLVRFEDFRTSSLAVILNSDNANSENVVGYTLWHRKANDTAYPVEPTCKLSVPNSRFLLSGLSPGTPYFLKVVTLGTDKEMGFDEFQFQTISSQDELRTVQKSLDVDRSLSPATNCSSLSNPSSVEDETCIGIPSSVENREDNCLPFCGNGDKSSSANLHGDSINSVGMYTKETTRDTVSLLDQDHGADKINSIPDSVASNLKNKELCNGHVQNGSNIPSGTGLEYVPYVDNSSEAGLPVTPSKLENVKDGTGRNNRLKTSDKNIEIKSTRDEEPQAGSSSKKRSGESGDEDGTGVGDKDFEYYVKVIRWLECDGHIETTFRQKFLTWYSLRATPQEIRIVKVFIDTFVEDPASLAGQLVDTFSDAVSNKRHSTVPTGFCLKLWH